One genomic region from Candidatus Eisenbacteria bacterium encodes:
- the thrS gene encoding threonine--tRNA ligase has product MSPEAYEVYRHSASHLMASAIERLYPGVRFAIGPPTQEGEKFGGVGFYYDLDMEHALTPEDLPRVEEEMRKLAAADLPFVREEVARGEAIALFGKRGQNYKVEMLREIPDGEPITLYRHGDFVDLCRGPHLARTGEIRSFRLLSVAGAYWRGDETKRMLQRVYGVAFPDEESLEAYLRNLEEAEKRDHRKLGKELDLFSIDERFGPGLIFWHPKGARVRNEIERFWYEEHFRNGYDVLYTPHLAKERLWEVSGHMSFYRERMYSPMDIDGTNYIVKPMNCPFHIHVYQSRLRSYRDLPLRWAELGTVYRYEQSGELHGLKRVRGFTQDDAHVFCTPETLADEIARVLAFTLHMLRTFGFHAFDVYLSTRPEKSVGSEADWEAATAALLAALEESALPFTVDPGEGVFYGPKIDVKIRDSLGRSWQCSTIQVDFNLPERFDLSYRGADGAEHRPIMIHRALLGSFERFFGCLVEHFAGAFPVWLAPEQARLLPVSEKENDYAARVGEKLRAAGVRAVLDDANETLGNKIRKGREERIPYLLILGGREAAAGTVSVRKRGEGETGVLTVDEFLERIRGEIERRETGLAPREEKRSNR; this is encoded by the coding sequence CTGAGCCCCGAGGCGTACGAGGTCTACCGGCACTCGGCGTCCCACCTGATGGCCTCGGCGATCGAGAGGCTCTATCCGGGGGTTCGTTTCGCGATCGGTCCGCCGACGCAGGAGGGGGAGAAGTTCGGCGGGGTCGGCTTCTACTACGATCTCGATATGGAGCACGCGCTCACCCCGGAGGATCTGCCGCGGGTCGAGGAGGAGATGCGGAAGCTCGCGGCGGCGGATCTCCCCTTCGTGCGGGAGGAGGTCGCGCGGGGCGAGGCGATCGCGCTCTTCGGGAAGAGGGGGCAGAACTACAAGGTGGAGATGCTCCGGGAGATCCCGGACGGGGAGCCGATCACGCTCTATCGCCACGGGGATTTCGTCGATCTCTGCCGCGGCCCGCACCTCGCGCGCACCGGGGAGATCCGGTCGTTCCGGCTTCTCTCCGTCGCCGGGGCGTATTGGCGCGGGGACGAGACGAAGCGGATGCTCCAGCGGGTTTACGGGGTCGCCTTCCCCGACGAGGAGTCGCTGGAGGCATACCTCCGCAATCTCGAGGAAGCGGAGAAAAGGGACCACCGGAAGCTCGGGAAGGAGCTTGATCTCTTCTCGATCGACGAGCGTTTCGGGCCCGGGCTCATCTTCTGGCATCCGAAGGGGGCGCGCGTCCGGAACGAGATCGAACGCTTCTGGTATGAAGAACATTTTCGGAATGGGTACGACGTCCTCTACACCCCCCACCTCGCCAAGGAAAGGCTCTGGGAGGTGTCGGGGCACATGAGCTTCTACCGGGAGCGAATGTACTCGCCGATGGATATCGACGGGACGAACTACATCGTGAAGCCGATGAACTGCCCGTTCCACATCCACGTGTACCAGAGCCGGCTTCGGAGCTATCGGGATCTTCCGCTCCGCTGGGCGGAGCTCGGGACCGTGTATCGCTACGAGCAGTCGGGGGAGCTCCACGGTCTGAAGCGCGTGCGCGGGTTCACGCAGGACGACGCGCACGTCTTCTGCACGCCGGAGACGCTCGCGGACGAGATCGCCAGGGTTCTCGCCTTCACGCTCCACATGCTCCGGACCTTCGGCTTCCACGCGTTCGACGTCTACCTCTCGACGCGGCCGGAGAAGTCGGTGGGGAGCGAGGCGGATTGGGAGGCGGCGACCGCGGCCCTTCTGGCGGCGCTCGAGGAATCGGCGCTCCCCTTTACGGTCGACCCGGGGGAGGGGGTCTTCTACGGGCCCAAGATCGACGTCAAGATCCGCGACAGCCTCGGGCGGTCGTGGCAATGCTCGACGATCCAGGTCGACTTCAACCTCCCGGAGCGGTTCGATCTTTCGTATCGCGGAGCGGACGGGGCCGAGCACCGTCCGATCATGATCCATCGGGCGCTTCTGGGGAGCTTCGAGAGGTTCTTCGGATGTCTCGTCGAGCACTTTGCCGGGGCGTTCCCCGTGTGGCTCGCGCCCGAGCAGGCGCGTCTCCTTCCGGTCTCCGAGAAGGAGAACGACTACGCGGCCCGGGTGGGGGAGAAGCTTCGCGCGGCCGGCGTTCGCGCGGTCCTCGACGACGCGAACGAGACGCTCGGAAACAAGATCCGGAAAGGACGCGAGGAGAGGATCCCGTATCTTCTGATCCTCGGGGGGCGGGAGGCGGCGGCGGGGACCGTCTCCGTCCGGAAACGCGGGGAGGGGGAGACGGGCGTCCTCACGGTGGACGAGTTCCTGGAGAGGATTCGGGGCGAGATCGAGCGGCGGGAGACGGGGCTCGCCCCGAGGGAGGAGAAGCGATCAAACCGATAG
- a CDS encoding translation initiation factor IF-3, which yields MNRRIRVPMVRLVGDDGEQIGIVPTEQALAMAEEKGLDLVEVASSARPPVCRIMDYGKFKYQQAKRAQKAKRKQHVTHLKEVKLRPKIEEHDYQFKLRNAIRFLEERDKVKLTILFRGREMAHLDIGRRILERFVRDVGEAGAVEVPARMEGRTMTLVLSPKGRPKTPERKTEKAPALEESGAGERNE from the coding sequence GTGAACCGGAGGATCCGCGTTCCGATGGTGCGTCTGGTCGGGGACGACGGCGAGCAGATCGGGATCGTCCCGACCGAACAGGCGCTCGCGATGGCCGAGGAGAAGGGGTTGGATCTCGTGGAGGTCGCCTCGAGCGCTCGGCCGCCGGTCTGCCGGATCATGGACTACGGAAAGTTCAAATATCAACAAGCAAAGCGGGCCCAAAAGGCGAAGCGGAAGCAGCACGTCACGCACCTGAAGGAAGTCAAGCTCCGCCCGAAGATCGAGGAGCACGATTACCAGTTCAAGCTTCGGAACGCGATTCGGTTCCTCGAGGAGCGGGACAAGGTGAAGCTGACGATCCTCTTCCGCGGGCGGGAAATGGCCCACCTCGACATCGGGCGCCGGATCCTCGAGCGCTTCGTTCGGGACGTGGGGGAGGCCGGCGCGGTGGAGGTCCCCGCCCGGATGGAAGGACGGACGATGACGCTCGTCCTCTCGCCGAAGGGACGCCCGAAGACGCCCGAGCGGAAGACGGAGAAGGCCCCCGCCCTCGAGGAGAGCGGGGCCGGCGAGAGAAACGAATAG
- the rplT gene encoding 50S ribosomal protein L20 — protein MPRAKSGPPGARRHKKLLEKAKGYRGARKNTYRSALRAVIKGLQHAYRGRKQKKRDYRGLWIVRIGAAARAHGLSYSAFMHGLKVANVDLNRKVLADLAVHQPDAFKELVETARGAEAKR, from the coding sequence ATGCCGCGAGCGAAGAGCGGCCCGCCCGGGGCCCGTCGCCACAAGAAGCTTCTCGAGAAGGCGAAGGGGTACCGGGGGGCGCGCAAGAACACGTATCGGAGCGCGCTTCGCGCGGTGATCAAGGGCCTTCAGCACGCCTACCGGGGGCGCAAGCAGAAGAAGCGCGACTACCGCGGGCTCTGGATCGTTCGGATCGGAGCGGCGGCGCGCGCGCACGGCCTTTCCTACAGCGCGTTCATGCACGGCCTCAAGGTGGCGAACGTCGACCTGAACCGGAAGGTCCTCGCCGACCTGGCCGTCCACCAGCCGGACGCGTTCAAGGAGCTCGTCGAGACGGCGAGAGGGGCCGAGGCGAAGCGGTAG
- a CDS encoding cell division protein ZapA, protein MEPEKKSAKVTIFGSDYSIKATEDPAYIERIARYVDGKMRELQGRGTVSSSTKIAILAAMNIADELHRAKEARDSWQRMVDERAAELAGILEGRTND, encoded by the coding sequence GTGGAACCCGAGAAGAAGAGCGCGAAGGTCACGATCTTCGGGAGCGACTACAGCATCAAGGCAACCGAAGATCCTGCGTACATCGAGCGGATCGCTCGGTACGTCGACGGGAAGATGCGCGAACTCCAGGGGCGCGGCACGGTCTCGTCCTCCACCAAGATCGCCATCCTCGCGGCGATGAACATCGCCGACGAGCTGCACCGGGCCAAAGAAGCCCGGGACTCGTGGCAGCGCATGGTGGATGAGCGCGCGGCCGAGTTGGCCGGTATTCTGGAGGGACGAACGAACGATTGA
- the rny gene encoding ribonuclease Y → MNPVSIVLGVVFGAILFAVAWLVQWRLGTRQVGSARNIASRILEESKKEAETRKKEAILEAKEEWYRAKERFEQETASRRKEMEKLEKRFTEREASLNRRVELLEKKESESKRREKELAKREEDVQKAEEEVKVLVEKENRQLERIAGLSTAEAKTLLLQNLEEEARHEAAGTLRQIREEAKRSAEKEAKKIVTQAIQRCAADHSVENTVSVVTLPNDEMKGRIIGREGRNIRSFETATGVDVIIDDTPGAVVLSGFDPIRREVARISLERLISDGRIHPGRIEELVAKVQKELEERIVEIGEQTVLEMGIVGLHEDLVKLLGRLHFRTSYGQNVLSHAKEVGWLSGLMASELRLDPQIAKRSGLLHDIGKALTHETEGIHSLIGGDVAERCGEPPQVVNAIRAHHDDIEATSLYAPLVQAADAISGARPGARGETLETYVRRLEKLEGLATSFKGVDKCFAIQAGREIRIMVESDKVSDEEAANLSASIARKVEKELEYPGQIKVVVIRETRTVEYAR, encoded by the coding sequence ATGAATCCCGTGTCGATCGTTCTCGGCGTGGTTTTCGGAGCGATCCTCTTCGCGGTTGCCTGGCTGGTGCAGTGGCGCCTCGGGACGAGGCAAGTCGGATCGGCCCGCAACATCGCCTCGCGCATTCTCGAGGAGTCGAAGAAGGAAGCGGAGACCCGCAAGAAAGAGGCGATCCTCGAAGCGAAAGAGGAATGGTATCGGGCCAAGGAACGGTTCGAGCAAGAGACGGCCTCGCGGCGGAAGGAGATGGAGAAGCTTGAGAAGCGCTTCACCGAACGAGAGGCGAGCCTGAACCGCCGCGTCGAGCTTTTGGAGAAGAAGGAGTCGGAGTCGAAGCGCCGCGAGAAGGAGCTCGCGAAGCGCGAGGAGGATGTGCAGAAGGCGGAGGAGGAGGTGAAGGTCCTCGTCGAGAAGGAGAACCGCCAGCTCGAGCGGATCGCGGGTCTCTCCACGGCCGAGGCGAAGACGCTCCTCTTGCAGAACCTCGAGGAAGAAGCGCGGCACGAGGCGGCCGGCACGCTCCGGCAGATCCGCGAGGAGGCGAAGCGCTCCGCCGAGAAGGAAGCGAAGAAGATCGTCACGCAGGCGATCCAGAGGTGCGCGGCGGATCATTCCGTCGAGAACACCGTCTCGGTGGTGACGCTCCCGAACGACGAGATGAAGGGGCGGATTATCGGACGGGAGGGGCGGAACATCCGCTCGTTCGAGACGGCGACCGGGGTCGACGTGATCATCGACGACACGCCCGGGGCGGTCGTTCTCTCCGGGTTCGATCCGATTCGGCGCGAGGTCGCGCGGATCAGCCTCGAGCGCCTCATCTCGGACGGGCGCATCCATCCGGGACGGATCGAGGAGCTCGTCGCGAAGGTGCAGAAGGAGCTCGAGGAGCGGATCGTCGAGATCGGCGAGCAGACGGTCCTCGAGATGGGGATCGTCGGGCTCCACGAGGACCTCGTGAAGCTTCTCGGCCGGCTGCATTTCCGCACGTCGTACGGGCAGAACGTGCTCTCGCACGCGAAGGAGGTCGGGTGGCTCTCGGGTCTCATGGCCTCGGAGCTCCGGCTCGATCCGCAGATCGCGAAGCGGTCGGGACTTCTTCACGACATCGGCAAGGCGCTCACGCACGAGACCGAGGGGATCCACTCGCTGATCGGCGGGGATGTCGCGGAACGCTGCGGGGAGCCGCCGCAGGTGGTGAACGCGATCCGCGCGCATCACGATGACATCGAGGCGACCTCGCTCTACGCGCCGCTCGTGCAGGCGGCCGACGCGATCTCGGGCGCGCGGCCGGGGGCGCGCGGCGAAACGCTCGAGACCTACGTGCGGCGCCTCGAGAAGCTCGAGGGGCTCGCCACGTCGTTCAAAGGGGTCGATAAGTGCTTCGCGATCCAGGCGGGGCGCGAGATCCGCATCATGGTGGAAAGCGACAAGGTCTCGGACGAGGAGGCGGCGAACCTTTCGGCGAGCATCGCGCGGAAGGTCGAGAAGGAGCTCGAGTATCCCGGACAGATCAAGGTCGTCGTGATTCGCGAGACCCGCACCGTGGAGTACGCGCGCTAG
- a CDS encoding TIGR00282 family metallophosphoesterase — MRILFIGDVFGAAGRRAVAERLPEIRRRLAPDFSVANAENLAAGFGLTAALAEELFEAGIDVLTGGNHTWDRREALPFLEENGRILRPANYPPGAPGRGAGVFVSRGGAKVAVLNLIGRVFLDAYDCPFRTADEAIPVLREETPILLVDFHAEATSEKIAMGRYLEGRVSAVIGTHTHVQTADETILPGGTAYLTDAGMTGPHDSVIGVKTDLIFKRFLLKMPVRFEPAEGDPRFSGAVVDVDPASGRALRIARIHEKAADLF, encoded by the coding sequence GTGCGGATTCTCTTCATCGGCGATGTGTTCGGCGCGGCGGGGCGCCGGGCGGTCGCCGAGCGCCTGCCGGAGATTCGAAGGCGCCTCGCTCCCGACTTCTCTGTGGCGAACGCGGAGAACCTCGCGGCCGGGTTCGGGCTCACGGCGGCTCTCGCGGAGGAGCTCTTCGAGGCGGGGATCGACGTCCTCACCGGCGGCAACCACACCTGGGACCGGCGCGAGGCGCTCCCTTTTCTCGAGGAGAACGGGCGGATCCTCCGTCCGGCGAACTATCCGCCGGGCGCGCCGGGACGGGGGGCGGGGGTCTTCGTCTCGCGGGGGGGAGCGAAGGTCGCCGTGCTCAACCTGATCGGCCGGGTCTTTCTCGACGCGTACGACTGTCCCTTCCGGACGGCGGACGAGGCGATCCCGGTCCTTCGCGAGGAGACGCCGATCCTCCTCGTCGACTTCCACGCCGAGGCGACCTCGGAGAAGATCGCGATGGGTCGCTACCTCGAGGGGCGCGTGAGCGCGGTGATCGGGACGCACACGCACGTGCAGACCGCGGACGAGACGATCCTCCCGGGAGGAACCGCCTACCTCACCGACGCGGGGATGACCGGCCCGCACGACTCGGTGATCGGCGTGAAGACCGATTTAATCTTCAAACGTTTTCTCTTGAAGATGCCCGTGCGCTTCGAGCCGGCGGAAGGGGACCCGCGTTTCTCCGGCGCGGTCGTCGACGTCGATCCGGCGAGCGGGCGGGCCCTTCGCATCGCAAGGATTCACGAGAAGGCGGCGGATCTCTTCTGA
- a CDS encoding bifunctional 5,10-methylenetetrahydrofolate dehydrogenase/5,10-methenyltetrahydrofolate cyclohydrolase — protein MRIEEEVAAEVARLRTAGTEPRLVSLARDEEDASFASYLRAREAACRRVAIRSDVETVPFASGEKGFLDALERLGEDPSVHAILLKLPLPAGFSEERIFSRIAPEKDVEGHHPLNAGLLALGRPRFAPCTALAVLEILAAEGIALAGKHAVVLGRSRVVGAPLASLLLQKGTDATVTVCHSRTGDLARFARQADLLVAAVGRPEFVPGDWVRPGAVVIDVGTHSVPDPSSAKGWRLAGDVRFDEAEAASSRITPVPGGVGPVTTAVLLRATARAAGGAR, from the coding sequence ATGAGGATCGAGGAGGAGGTGGCGGCGGAGGTCGCGCGTCTCCGCACCGCGGGGACGGAGCCCCGGCTCGTCTCCCTCGCGCGCGACGAGGAAGACGCCTCGTTCGCGTCGTATCTCCGGGCGCGCGAGGCGGCGTGCCGGAGGGTCGCCATCCGCTCCGATGTCGAGACGGTCCCCTTCGCGAGCGGAGAGAAAGGGTTCCTCGACGCGCTCGAGAGGCTCGGCGAGGACCCCTCCGTCCACGCGATCCTCCTCAAGCTCCCCTTGCCGGCCGGCTTCTCCGAGGAGAGGATCTTCTCGCGGATCGCGCCGGAGAAAGACGTCGAGGGGCATCACCCGCTGAACGCCGGACTTCTCGCGCTCGGTCGCCCGCGCTTCGCTCCGTGCACCGCGCTTGCCGTCCTCGAGATCCTCGCGGCCGAAGGGATCGCGCTCGCGGGGAAGCACGCGGTGGTCCTCGGGAGAAGCCGGGTCGTCGGCGCGCCGCTCGCCTCGCTCCTTCTTCAGAAGGGGACCGACGCCACGGTCACGGTCTGCCACTCGCGCACGGGGGACCTCGCCCGCTTCGCGCGGCAGGCGGATCTTCTCGTCGCCGCGGTCGGGAGGCCGGAGTTCGTCCCCGGCGATTGGGTGCGGCCGGGCGCGGTCGTGATCGACGTCGGGACCCACTCCGTTCCGGATCCCTCCTCGGCGAAGGGGTGGCGCCTCGCGGGGGATGTCCGGTTCGACGAAGCGGAGGCGGCCTCGTCGCGGATCACGCCGGTGCCGGGGGGCGTGGGGCCGGTCACGACCGCGGTCCTCCTTCGGGCGACCGCGCGGGCGGCGGGGGGCGCCCGATGA
- the xseA gene encoding exodeoxyribonuclease VII large subunit: MRTPLPRPLPFQDERVWSVSEITSAVKSTLEAEFASLWVEGEISNFTHHSSGHMYFSLKDEKAQLRAVFFRGENRLLRFRPQDGMKVRARGALTVYEKSGQYQLLVRSLVPIGVGELELAFRQLVERLEKEGLFDPAGKKPLPRFPGRVAVLTSPTGAAIHDILRVLRGRFPIEVLLVPVRVQGEGAAEEIAEAIDRMNARGGVDLLLVGRGGGSLEDLWAFNEEVLARAIARSRLPVLSAVGHEVDVTIADLAADVRAPTPSAAAEMLVPGREEIAELLRARRERLAARARETVRFWRERIRRFRESRALARPESLVRESAQRLDDLSRRMESASAARLGRARDRFEGMRRALRALDPYAILERGYCICRQGRGGAPVVDARAIAPGALLDLHFRRGRAEARAERVDPESEGD, translated from the coding sequence ATGAGGACGCCTCTCCCGCGGCCTCTTCCGTTCCAGGACGAGAGGGTGTGGAGCGTCTCCGAGATCACCTCCGCCGTCAAATCGACCCTCGAGGCGGAGTTCGCCTCGCTCTGGGTGGAGGGGGAGATCTCGAACTTCACGCATCATTCATCCGGACATATGTATTTCTCGTTGAAAGACGAGAAGGCGCAGCTCCGCGCGGTCTTCTTCCGGGGAGAAAACCGGCTTCTCCGTTTTCGGCCGCAGGACGGGATGAAGGTCCGGGCGCGCGGGGCGCTCACCGTGTACGAGAAGAGCGGGCAGTACCAGCTTCTCGTGCGAAGCCTCGTCCCGATCGGGGTCGGGGAGCTCGAGCTTGCGTTTCGGCAGCTCGTCGAGCGGCTCGAGAAGGAGGGACTCTTCGATCCGGCCGGGAAGAAGCCGCTTCCGCGCTTCCCCGGGCGGGTCGCGGTCCTCACCTCGCCAACCGGCGCGGCGATCCACGACATCCTTCGCGTCCTTCGCGGGCGCTTCCCGATCGAGGTGCTTCTCGTCCCGGTGCGGGTGCAAGGAGAAGGGGCGGCGGAAGAGATCGCGGAGGCGATCGACCGGATGAACGCGCGCGGAGGGGTCGATCTCCTTCTCGTCGGGCGCGGCGGGGGATCGCTCGAGGATCTCTGGGCCTTCAACGAGGAAGTTCTCGCGCGCGCGATCGCCCGCTCGCGCCTCCCGGTCCTCTCGGCGGTGGGGCACGAGGTGGACGTCACGATCGCGGATCTCGCGGCGGACGTGCGCGCGCCGACCCCCTCGGCGGCGGCGGAGATGCTCGTCCCGGGGCGGGAGGAGATCGCGGAGCTCCTTCGCGCGAGGAGGGAGCGCCTCGCGGCTCGCGCGCGGGAGACGGTCCGCTTCTGGAGGGAACGGATCCGGCGCTTCCGGGAGAGCCGCGCGCTCGCCCGTCCCGAATCGCTCGTCCGGGAGAGCGCCCAGCGTCTCGACGATCTCTCGCGCCGCATGGAGAGCGCCTCGGCGGCGCGGCTCGGGCGGGCGCGCGACCGCTTCGAGGGGATGCGAAGGGCGCTTCGCGCGCTCGATCCCTACGCGATCCTCGAGCGGGGCTACTGCATCTGCCGCCAGGGCCGAGGCGGGGCTCCGGTCGTCGATGCGCGCGCGATCGCGCCGGGCGCGCTTCTCGATCTTCACTTTCGTAGGGGGAGAGCGGAGGCGCGCGCCGAGCGGGTCGATCCGGAGTCGGAAGGAGATTGA
- a CDS encoding exodeoxyribonuclease VII small subunit → MKKAPEPVDWEKSVQRLEEIVRALEGGAAGLDESLGLFEEGTALVRALEKRLAEAELRVKTLVEREGEAREEPFEEEAG, encoded by the coding sequence ATGAAGAAAGCGCCGGAGCCGGTCGATTGGGAGAAGAGCGTCCAGCGGCTCGAGGAGATCGTGCGCGCCCTCGAGGGGGGAGCGGCCGGGCTCGACGAGTCGCTCGGGCTCTTCGAGGAGGGGACGGCGCTCGTCCGGGCGCTCGAGAAGCGTCTCGCGGAGGCGGAGCTTCGCGTGAAAACGCTCGTCGAGCGGGAGGGCGAGGCGCGCGAGGAGCCGTTCGAGGAGGAGGCAGGGTGA
- a CDS encoding polyprenyl synthetase family protein, with protein MSESPAERLRPYRERVERALREHLSPEGEEGPDAIRRAMAYSLFAGGKRLRPILAILAHEAAGGSASGIEAIAAGIEMIHTYSLIHDDLPCMDDDDLRRGVPTSHVVHGEALALLAGDALLTRGLTLLAEAEGVPAERRLRIVSLVGRAAGESGMIGGQVLDLAAEERPVTRIDEVRTIHERKTGALLAASVLAGAIAAGCPLEEEKGFETYGRRLGLAFQVADDLLDAVGDAGAMGKRAGKDAARGKATYPGLVGVARARAIAEELAREAAAALPRDTKDGLLAAVARFAVDRAG; from the coding sequence GTGAGCGAATCGCCGGCGGAGCGGCTCCGGCCGTACCGGGAGCGCGTGGAACGCGCGCTTCGCGAGCATCTCTCCCCCGAAGGAGAGGAGGGGCCCGATGCGATCCGCCGGGCGATGGCCTACTCGCTCTTCGCCGGCGGAAAGCGTCTCCGTCCGATCCTCGCGATCCTCGCGCACGAGGCGGCGGGAGGGAGCGCCTCCGGGATCGAGGCGATCGCCGCGGGGATCGAGATGATCCACACCTACTCGCTCATCCACGACGACCTCCCCTGCATGGACGACGACGATCTTCGGCGCGGCGTCCCGACCTCGCACGTCGTCCACGGCGAGGCGCTCGCGCTTCTCGCGGGGGACGCGCTCCTCACGCGCGGCCTTACCCTTCTCGCCGAGGCGGAGGGGGTTCCCGCGGAGCGGCGCCTCCGCATCGTCTCGCTCGTCGGGCGCGCGGCGGGGGAGAGCGGGATGATCGGAGGGCAGGTGCTCGATCTCGCCGCCGAGGAGCGGCCGGTCACGCGGATCGATGAGGTACGAACGATTCATGAACGAAAGACCGGCGCCCTTCTCGCCGCATCGGTCCTCGCCGGGGCGATCGCCGCCGGATGCCCCCTCGAGGAAGAGAAGGGGTTCGAGACGTACGGCCGGAGGCTCGGGCTCGCGTTCCAGGTGGCGGACGATCTTCTCGACGCGGTGGGGGACGCGGGAGCGATGGGGAAGCGGGCGGGAAAGGACGCCGCGCGGGGGAAGGCGACCTACCCGGGTCTCGTCGGCGTCGCGCGCGCGCGGGCGATCGCCGAGGAGCTCGCGCGCGAGGCGGCCGCGGCCCTCCCGCGCGACACGAAGGACGGTCTTCTCGCGGCGGTCGCCCGCTTCGCGGTTGACCGGGCCGGCTAG
- a CDS encoding NAD(+)/NADH kinase — protein sequence MKLAVVVNRRKPGADERAAAVERWAERRGQEAYTIDGAAPEAIDRARFDRSDFVISLGGDGTLLRAARFVGEREIPILGVNLGSLGFLAEIGADGIEEALESLRAGRFHLEDRMNLEGTVNDRAGERSFRVLNDAVITRVGATRIGHFATYLGDGLISAYTADGLILSTPTGSTAYNLSAGGPIVNPTLRVIVMTPICPHALGLRPLILPETEHIRVECTEPDEEVRLATDGQESHVYRSDAVIRVRAARRPTRLVRVGGKDFHEVLRHKLHWGKRE from the coding sequence ATGAAGCTCGCCGTCGTGGTCAATCGAAGAAAACCGGGGGCGGATGAGCGGGCGGCGGCCGTCGAGCGTTGGGCGGAGCGCCGCGGCCAGGAGGCGTACACGATCGACGGGGCCGCGCCGGAGGCGATCGACCGGGCGCGCTTCGACCGCTCGGACTTCGTGATCTCCCTTGGCGGCGACGGGACCCTTCTCCGCGCCGCCCGCTTCGTCGGGGAGCGGGAGATCCCGATCCTCGGCGTGAACCTCGGATCGCTCGGCTTCCTCGCCGAGATCGGCGCGGACGGGATCGAGGAGGCGCTCGAGAGCCTGCGCGCCGGGCGCTTCCACCTCGAGGACCGGATGAACCTCGAGGGGACCGTGAACGACCGGGCGGGAGAGAGGAGCTTCCGCGTCCTGAACGACGCTGTGATCACGCGCGTCGGCGCGACGCGCATCGGGCACTTCGCGACCTACCTCGGGGACGGCCTGATCAGCGCGTACACCGCGGACGGGCTCATCCTCTCGACGCCGACCGGATCGACCGCGTACAACCTCTCGGCCGGCGGGCCGATCGTGAACCCGACCCTCCGCGTGATCGTGATGACGCCGATCTGTCCGCACGCCCTCGGGCTTCGCCCGCTCATCCTTCCGGAGACCGAGCATATCCGCGTCGAGTGCACCGAGCCGGACGAGGAGGTTCGCCTCGCGACGGACGGGCAGGAGTCGCATGTCTACCGGTCGGACGCGGTGATCCGCGTCCGGGCCGCGCGCCGGCCGACGCGCCTCGTTCGGGTCGGAGGAAAGGACTTTCACGAGGTGCTCCGCCACAAGCTTCACTGGGGGAAGCGGGAGTAA